The genomic region GTGCTATGGCCTCTACGAACATAGGTGGTTTGGTTTGTGAGGCCCCCTCGAATATTCCGGCAAGCACCCGCCTGGTTCCCTCGAACAAAGTTCCGAGGCATAGAATTCGAAAACAGATGACTCCGGCGGGGGCGGCATCGCCCTTGAGGCCGAAGAAATGGATAACCTCTTCAGCCCAGATAAATACCACACTTGTTGTCAGAAGAAGAATAGAAAAAACAATAGATATTGTGTACCAAGCGGCTGCTCGAGCTCGATCAGGGTGTCTGGCCCCGATATTCTGGCCCACCATGGTGCGTACCGCACCTTGGAGAGCGAAACCGGGCATCCGTCCCATCTGGCTCACCCGGCTTCCCACGCCCCAGGCGGCGAGTGCAAGTGCCCCGAAGGGGGAGATGATCTTGATTAGCACGATGTTCGCTGTGCGCTCAAAAAGGTTTTGCCCACAGATAGGCCAGCCGAGATTTATAATGCGTGACAGAAGGTCATACCGAGGCAGGAGGTGATTTGGTTTGAGGTGAATTCGGGATTTTCCTGTAAAGAGGAAAAACAACATCAAAAGAGCACCCGTGAGGCGCCCCGCTCCTAGCCCCAGTGGCGTGCCTGCCAGTCCCAGAGCAGGTAGGGGACCTGCCCCGTAAACTAAAAGAGGAATTGAAATAAATACAGCGATTGTGTTGACGATCATTCCCATCAGCGAGTAGCCAGGCTCACCTGCGCCACGAAATATAGAGGCGAGAGTAAAAATGCCGTCAATGAACATGACCACGATAAAAGAAGCGCGTAAATAGATGGTTCCGAGGCGTATGATTTCGGTGTCCGATGAAAGGGCTGCCATCAGATAGGGGGCGCTCACCAAGCCCGCGATGGTGATGAGGGTGAAACATAAGGTATGGAGAATGATAACTTGGCCTGCAGTTAGGGAGGCACCCTCGAGGTCGCCAGCGCCGACACGCTGGGCCACGAGCGCTTGGCCCGCAGTGCGAATACCCATTCCAAGTGAGCGGCTTGCGGCCACGAATATGAAACCGAGCGACATGGCTGCCAGGGCGTTCGCACCCAGCCGTCCCACCCAATAGAGCTCAATTACCACGTCGATGTTCCACGCGGTAAGCTCAAAAAAAACTGGGACGGCCAGACGCGACAACCCGCGACGAATGGAACCTTTAGTGTAGTCGTAGCGAACTTTGGTTGCAGATACTTGACGGCTCATGCAGCTAGCCTTCTGTTGCAAGCCGAAAAAATTATGGCCGGGGCGCCATTGCGTGAATATCCGTCACGACATCCAGGACAACTGGACCGTCTTTAATGGCAAGCGCCTGCTCCAGCGCTCCCTGAAGTTCACTTGGTTTTTCCACACGAATGGCATGTGCTCCCATCGATTCTGCTATGGTCTTGAAGTTTGTTTTTTGGAAATACCAGAGCTCGTGTCCCGACTCGGGTTGTTTGCCGCCATATGCTTTGTCAAAAATTTTCTCTTCCTGATTCTGTGCGCCGTTGTTGTTAACCATGACGATTGTATTAATACCCCGGCGTACAGCTGTTTCAATTTCGCTGAGGTGATACCAAAATCCTGCATCTCCTGTAAATAGGACGACAGGCCGATCTGGCGCCCCGCATTTAGCACCGAGGGAAGCCGGGAATCCCCAGCCGAGGTGACCCGCAGCACGCATGTAGCTCTGATCTGGGCTGTTCAGATCGAGATATCCGCCTGTCCACATGCCTGAATGTCCCGTATCGGCGACAACGATAGCATCGGAGGGCAAAAAGTCGCTGAAGGTCTGGCAGATGCGCTCCGGGCGGATGGGGGCATTGTCAGAGTTAAGAAGCGGCGCCCACTCTTCGCGCCATTCAGATACGACGCTCTGGCAATGTTCGACCCATTCCTTGCGGATAGCATTGGTGGACGGGTCTACGGCGTCGATGAGTTTTCTCAGCGAGACTTTAGCATCGCCCATAATAGCGGCCTTAAGCGGATAGTTTCTTCCCAATTCCTCGGGGTCAATGTCGAGCTGAATGGCTGGAGTTCCGATTGGAGGGACTGACCAGAAGTGCGTGACCATTCCTCCAGTTTGTGTTCCGACGAAAAACACGAGGTCCGCTTCGCGAACTAGTTGGTTGGCACTCCTTCTGGGATAAGAGCCCGATGAGCCAAGTGCGAGTGGATGGTTGCCGGGTACTGTGTCTTTGCCGTTCATTGAGTTGGCAATGGGAATCTGGAGTTTTTCGGCAAGTTCGACGATTTCGGCGCCTGCACCTGAAGTGCGAACGCCGCCGCCGGAAATAATAACCGGTTTTTTCGCTGCCCCAAGAATATCTGCCGCCTGAGCAATGTGACTGGCTTCTGGTTCTGGGCGGAATGGCGGGACGCGAGAAAATTGCTCTTCGACGAGAATTTCGGAATCGAGTTCCTGCTCTTCGATCTGACCTAGATTTCCGGCGAATCGGAGGTGAACGGGGCCGGGTGTTCCTGAAGTGGCGGCTCTAAAAGCTTGACGAAGGAGGTCCGGAATCCGGTCCACGCTGTCTACGCATGCGTTGAATTTCGTAACCGGGTCGAAGGCCGAGATATCCTCGACTTCCTGGTAAGCGTTGCGGTAACGCTCCTGTGGGGTGGTTCCACCCGAGAAGGCAATGAGCGGTGTACAGGAGAGCCAGGCGTCGCGAAGTCCCGCAGCGAGATTTACACCGCCTACGATCTGAGACATGCAGATGCCCGGCCGCCCCGAGGCGCGGGCGTAGCCGTCTGCCATATACGCCGCAGCTTTCTCCCCGTGAGTGAGGACCCTCGTGATGCCCATTTTCCTTTTGTCCATCTCCGCGAGCATCGTGCTAAGTATCGTGGGAACAAAGAAAATATGGCTTACTCCGTATCCTTTCATTGATTCTGCGAGATATTGTGCACCTGTCATTTTTGGCATGTCATAACTCCTCAGGAAAATATATGAAGCAAAATAATGAAATGAACCCGGATGAGCCAGATTTGGCTTGTCAGGGAGAATATCTCGATCTTAGCTGGCCGAGGGAAGCCCTAGCATTTTGCGTGCCTCCTCCACTGTCGCAAGTTCGCGGCCGAGTTCACGAGAGATCCTTCCCATACGGGCAACGAGCTGGGCATTGTCCTCGGCTAGAACGCCCTCGCTATAGTAGGGCTCATCTTCTGTTCCCACCCGGACATGGCCACCCTGAATGATCGACACCGTTTCAAGGGCGGTTTGCGTAAGTCCCGCAGCACTCACCGAAAACCGGCAGTCCGATGGCAGGTGCTCGATTCGATGCAAGAGTTCCTTGAGCGTGGCCGGAGACCAGAAACCGCCCGGCCAGCCGAAGAAAATAGTGAGTATCAAAGGTGCCTCGACAATGCCTTTGTCGAGTAGCCATTCGAGATTCCACAGATGACCCAGGTTGAAGCATTCAAATTCAGGTTTAACGCCGTTGTCGTTAAAGAGCCGAACCTGATCCTCTATCTCCTGGCGTGTGTGCTCAACAAGAAGATCGGCGTCAATAAACGCGAAATCGTGCGAGCCCAGAGCGATGGAAGCCATGTCGGGTTTGTTGTGGATAATCTTCTCTCGCCCCTTGAGGCCCATGGCGGCGATGCCGAACTGAATAATCGCCTCGGGACAAGCCTCTCGGACAGCATTGGTAAGAGGCTCCCAGCTTTCAAGCTTCATCGGTATGCCGTGAATATGAGCAATTACGGCACCAGCGTCATAGCTGTTGCGAATTTCTTTGGCGACGGCATCGGGTGTTTGAAGGCGCTTTGGGACACCTTCATGCTTCCTGGAATCGGCGGCGCAATTAGTGATTATGAGTTTTTCCATGTCAGAGGCCTCTTTTTTAGTCTAACGAGCCTTCTACGTAGAGAAGACTTCGGATTCGCTGGGTGAGGGCGACGAATTTCTCATCCCCCATGGTGGCAAGATTGCGTGGCCGAGGAATTTCGACGTCAATTATCTCGGCGATTTTACCAGGCCGAGGTGTCATCACGACGACCCTGTCCCCGAGAAAGACCGCCTCCGGGATACTATGAGTAATGAAGAATACTGTTTTTTTGCTATCGAGCCATATCCGCTGGAGCTCCATGTTCATCTGCTCGCGGGTCATGGCGTCGAGCGCACCGAAGGGCTCGTCCATTAAGAGGACAGCCGGGTCGTGTATCAGAGCGCGAATAATCGCGTTTCGCTGCCGCATGCCGCCCGATAGTTCACTGGGATAGACATTCTCGAATTCATCCAGCCCAACCAGCTTAATTAAATCATGCGCCCGTGGGTGCGTAACTTTCGGATCAAGCCCCATTATCTCGGCGGGTAAAAGAGTGTTGTTCAGGACTGTCCGCCAGGGAAGGAGGATGGGGTCCTGAAAAACAATGCCAACGTCGCTGTGAGGGCCCGTGATGGCTTTGCCCATGAGAGAGGCCGACCCCGACGTGATGGAAAGCAGACCACTCAAAATTTTCAGAAGTGTGCTTTTACCGCAGCCACTTGGTCCGACGATGCAGACAAATTCACCCTCTTCAATCTCAAGATTGATATCATCCAGAGCGTTTACCGGCTCGCGGTTGGTGGTGATGTAAATCTTATTTAGGTCGGATACGGTGATGTAAGACATTTTTCCTCTCTTGAATCAGGCCCTGGGACACACCGCAGTCGATGTGCCCCAGGGTAAAAAAGACGAGCCTATTCTCTATTGTGCGCTCTCTATCTTATCGTTTTCAGGCGCCCAGAAAAGCACCTTTAGCTTGATGAAGCGCACTGTTTTGTGCATTCCCAGACCCATCATTGAGAGGATCACCAAGATGGCGAAAGTGCCGGTGGTGTCGGCGGAAAAACTCATCTGCATGAGTAAAATCCCCAACCCGCATTGACCGCGGCCACCCCACATACATTGACCCGCCCCGACGAATTCGCCGAGTATCGCGCCCAACAGGCTGAACACCGCGGCGATCTCAAAGCCAGCGAAAATAAAGGTGAGGGCACTAGGAAATTGAAGCTTCCAGAATGTTTTCCATCTGGAAGCCGAAAGCGAGCGCAGAAGATCAAGTTGGTCCTGATTGACCGACCTGAGTCCCACCATTGTGTTTACGAGTAGCGGGAAAAATGCCACCAGGCCCGCCAAGAAAATCTTTGATTCCACTTCATAGCCGAACCAGATGATGAACAGCGGGGCGATTGCCAATTTTGGGAGCGTCTGAAACGCCACCACGTAGGGCATGATAATCGCCTCGACCCACTTTGACTGCATGAATAGCAGCCCCAGCCCCAGCCCGATGAAGCTGCCCATGAAGAATCCCATCACCGCTTCAAACATGGTGTGGCTGATGTGGTTGTAAAAACTGCCCTGCATCAGGTTCATGAAATCCGCCGCCTCAGCGACAGGATTACCAGCATCTACGAAGAACAATCCTCGCAGAAGTGCCATGCCAATTCCCGATGGAGCAGGGAGGAGAAATTCATCAATTTCAAAGAAGCGTATAAACCCCTCCCAAACCGCGATCAGAACAAAAAAGGAGATCGGGAACAGGAGGTACTGCTTCTCCAGCAAAGTGTCTGCCAGTGAAGGAGCCTCATCTTTTATTTGTTGTTTGTTTTCAGCCATTTTTATTTGCCATAACGTTTTTCGAGCGCTCTGAAGTTTTTAACCTCTTTGGCAAAGTCCCAATTTTTCGCCCGATCAATAACTTTCTGGCGGTCAAAATTGTTGACCTCGTCAATCATGTCGTTCGTGTAAAGCTCTTTCAGTAATTTTTTGGAAATTATCTTGTCGAGGCCGACAAATTTAAGATACTCGTCCCATTCGCCCGCGTGATGCGCGCCGAATTTGTTGATTTTCTCCGTTCCATCATCCGGACGGAGTTTGGGCGCCCGGTCTACGAGTACATTGAGCATGCGTGCGGTGGCTTTTGCCTTGCTTATACCTTTGGGCATGGACTCGGGGTAAAGCACCCAGTGCGCCTCAAGCGTGGCCTTCGGGTTCGTATAGAAAAACAGGCTGCCCTTCGCGAGGCCTCGCAGGAAACCGATCACGGTCTTGCGGTTCTTGGCAAGGTATTCTTTGTTTACCCAGACCACGTTACCGAAAAGGTTCTTGGTCCAACCCTTCTGATAAGGAATGATGTTGAATTTAAAGCCGCTCGCCTTTGCCAGCGTGTACTGCACGTCAACGTTTGCCCATGCTTCTACACGACCCAGTTTCATGGCCGTTGCAGCTTTCGCGACCGGGCCTACCGGCAAGTAGGTCACGCGCTGATTTTTTTTGGGAATGCCGCAAGTCTCAAGCGCTTTTTTGACAAAAAGCGGGCCAGCGTCGCGCTGGCTCATCACGCCAACTTTTTTGCCCTGCAAGTCACAAACGCTCTTGATGGGACTGCCAATCGGAACGGCCACGCCGTCGGCGTAGATGGCGTCGCGGTTCACAATGTATACGCCCATTAAAGGCGGTGCTTTCTGTGCTTTTGCGGCTTTAAAGAGGATTGGAATGGGCCGCGGAATCGCGATATGGGTCCGGCCTGCGAGAGCCCATCCCATCCCCTGGGCGCCGCCCTGGGCTGCGACGAACTGGGCGTCTACGCCCTCTTCCTGGTAGTAGCCAAGGAAGTTACTGATCCAGAGGAAGGAAATTCCCGGGTTAAACAGAGGATTAGCCAATGTAATTTTGATGTTGTTCAGTTTTTCGGCGGCTGAAGCCGTCTGAGGCGCAAGTGAAAATGAGGTAATCATTAATACAGCGATAAAGAAAACTGAAATTCTTTTCATCTTGATTTTCCTCCTCAATGATTAGTGATAGGTCTTGAAAAAAACACTCCTAGTCTTCGACTATCGCGACCGGTCGCACCCAGCCACCGCTCGCATCTTTGATGTTGATAGGAAAGCAGGACAGCTTGAAGCTGTGTGGCCGGGGTATCGCGCCGATATTCTGGATTTGTTCTATCTGAAAGTACTCGCGCTGCCGGCCAAGGATGTGGTGGCAGGGCATGAGAGATTCTTTCTTGCCTGCCTTGAACTCGGGGATCTGGTTATTGAACGGGCGGTCGAAGCCAAATGCGTCAATGGCGATGACGCGCACGCCCCGGTCAAGCAGGTACTCGGTTCCCGCGATGCTCATGCCTGGATGAAGTTCCGAGTAGTTGGGATCGTCGCGTTTCTCGCCGGTGCCCGTCCAGAGAAGAACGATGTCGCCTTCTTTTATCTCGTAGTCAATTTTTTCAAGGGCGCCCTTGATGTCGTCCTCTGTGATCCAATCTCCCGTGTTCTTGTGCCTGAGGTCGAGTACCACGCCATCGCCGTAGCACCACTCAACAGGAATTTGGTCTATCTTCCTGGAAGGTTTGCCCGCAACGGTGGGCCCATAATGCCAGGGAGAATCCATGTGGGTGCCCGAGTGGGTGGAGACATTCAGTTGTTCGGCCGCCCCGCCGACGCCGTCGTGAAGATCCTCCAGCGGTATTCCCCAACTTTTTGCTGAGCGGGCACCGAATTCCTTGTGATCAAGATAAGTGATCTCGGGCGGACGCGGCTCGTTGGCGCCGTTCTCAAGGGGGCTGCTGAGATCAATAAAGCGTGTTGCACACATTTGGTGTTACTCCTGTTTGTAATGTTTTTCTGTTAACAAATGCCGCATCCTAAAAGGAAAAGGGTGGAGATTATTAAACCACCCAGAGTTTCCTCTCCTGCGGATATACGAATTCATAGCCGGTTTCGGTAACGACAACTGTTTTCTCAATCTGGGTGCCGCCAAATCCGAAAATCTGCATTGGATTTTCGAGACAAAGTGTGGTTCCCGTCTCAAGCGGGAAATCGCTTGAAGGCGGCAGGAATTCGCTGTTTTGGGGAAACGGGTTTGTAAGAACATAAGGAACTTCGCGTTGCTCAAGGCCGATGGCATGGCCAGCGAAGTTTCCGTTGTGCTCAGGGTAGCCTGCGCCTTGTGTTGTCTCCAGCATGGCTTTGTAAAGGGTTGAGCCCAGAGCGCCCGTTTTAACCTTGGCCAGGGCCGCTTCAAAACCATCCTCAGTTGCTTTCCAAAGGTTTAGTTGCTCTTTGGTTGGCTCGCCGAGGACGCCGCCCCAGCCAGTATCGGCCTGGTAGTTGTTGAGATGGAGGCCTGCGTCGAATTTCCACATCTCGCCTTTGGCAACTTTTTTGTTGGTCGGCGGGAAGATACCGGTTGCTCTTCTTCCGGAGCAGAAGTGGAACCACTGCCACTTTCCGCCGCCCCGCCCGACTTCGGATGCAAAGACATTGGCAATTTCTTGCTCCACAGCCCCATCGGCGACTGCCTCGGAGGCGGCTATGCCGGCTTTCTCGTTCAACTCGGCGGCGGCGCTCATCGCTTTTAGCTCGTCGGGTGTTTTGACCATACGAATCAGGCGGAAAAGGTCGCTGGCCTCGACAATCGTTGCGTCTGGAATGGCCGCATCGATCTGGGCACGCACGTTGGGCATGACGCGCTCCTGGTCAAGCCCGATGCGGGCCTTGTCGAGTCCTCTGTCGCGCAAGGCCTGGGCCAGCGAGGCACCCGGGGATTTTTCTCTTTTGGCGTCATCGTTGTACATGCCAAGGTAGGTTTCTTCCTCAGGCGTTTGCGCCGTGGAGCCCGCTGGTTGTATGAGTGCGCTTTTGCCGCCAAAGGTGTAGAGATCCTTGATCCAGGATTGCTGCATCGAGGTATAGGTAACTTCCTGGCCAGGTACGATCAGGGCCGGGGCAATTCCCGCATCACGCGCATAGAGCGCAAATATGTGGACAGAGTAAACATATACCTTGTTGGACCAGCCCCATGTTCCAGCAACATAGGTTACATTCTCAGGGGTGCTGGCCACTAAAACATCAATGTTGTGTTCGGCCATGAGGCCGCGTGCACGCTCTTCGTTCAGGTACATCTGTTTTTTCTCCTTTTGGGTAGCGGTCGCCCCATGTTGCTAATCGATTTGAAGTGCCGACCTCTTTAGAGAAGATGCCGAGGTTGTTGTTAAAGCCGATAGAACTGGGTCGGTTCCGTGACGCAAGTAAGTTGTATGAAATATGTTACATATCCTACTCCAAATTGAGGATTTATGAAATCCTCTCTCGCCATGCTAGGCGCTAGATTGTTTCCGCATTTAATGAAACTTTATCTGACATAAAGATATTTCACTCTCAGGTGGAAAATTGCTAGATTCGTTTTCTCCAAACCTCCTCTCATTCATGGCGGCCATTTTGGTGTCGGTGGCCCAGACTCTGTTCCGGACCGGATTGACCCATCTGAACCCGACGGCAACGGCGCTCATGATGAACATGACGACGGTCACCCTCGCGGCGATGCTGTATTTTTATCTAGATGAAGGTGGTCCTTGGTCCCTTGAGGCGGCGTTTTGGTTTGCGTTGGTTGGATTTTCCGGGGGCTCTTTCGGGAGATATTTTAATTTCCAAGCGGTAAAACTCATCGGTCTGGCCCGGACGTCGGTTCTAATTCAATCGCTATTGATTTGGACGGCGGTCCTGGGAGTAATGTTCCTGGGAGAGCGATTGACCCTCGGGGTGGCGGCCGGAACGCTGGCCATTATGTTCGGGGCCGTATTGTTGGTTTATGAAAAAGAAGATGGGAAAAGAAATTATTCGCTATGGCTCTATCTTCTTCCGTTGATGGCGGCCTTTGCTTATTCTGTGACGTTTTTATTTCGCAAGTACGGATTGGCGCTGATGCCATCGCCGCCATTCGGGATGGTGGTAGCGTCGGGAAGCGCATCGCTGCTTCTGATGTGCGCGATGCCTTTTACGGAAGGCAAGTCGTCCAAGCCGGAATGGCATTTCGGCTCCTTGGCTTTTGTTGGTTTGGGTGCGTCATTTAACTTTATGGCCATGGTTCTTTTTTGGAATGCCTTGCGAGATGGAGAAATTGTCCGCGTGGTTCCAATTAACCGGCTCTCGGTGCTTTTTGTGATTTTTTTCTCGTGGTTCTTCTTCAGGAAACAAGAGGCGGTGACGTTTCGTGTGGTGGCAGGAGGCATTCTCTCCGTTGTAGGTGCCTTTGTCATTGTCTGGGGCAAGTAAATGCCGCGCCTGCTTTGTTGCGGGGTAATTTATATTGCTTGAGTCAATTGATCCCAATTTGTTGGCTTTTCTCGGAGCCATAATCATTGCGGTGGCCCGGACGCTGTATCGCGGTGCGCTCAGCAGGCTAGGCCCGGGGGTGGTGGCGCTTTTTTCGAGTGCCATCACACTCGTTATCTCCTGGCTGTATTTTTGGGCCGTGGGGGATGTGGATGTCTGGCACCCGCAAGGACTATTTTGGTTTGCGCTAATCGGATTTATGGGCGGGTTGGGAAACCGCTACTTGAGTTTTTTCTCGATGAGCAAGGTGGGCTTGGCACGCACATCTATCCTCATGCAAACCAGTTTGCTTTGGTCCTCGTTGCTGGCTATCGCGTTTCTGGGCGAGCGCCCAACTCATTGGGTTATCTTGGGATCGATAACCATCATGCTGGGCTCCATTCTTCTCGTGTACCGCCGCGAGAATGAGAAGCTGAATATTCGTTTTGTTTATTATCTGATCCCATTAGCCATCGCGTTGATTCAAGGCTTCTCTCAGTTATTTCGAAAATACGGGTACTACTGGCTTCCCTCGGCGTCGCTCGGGATGAGCGTAGCCAATTCGATGGCGATGATCTGTCTGCTTGTGGTTGTTCCGTTCGCCGAGGATGTAAGTTTAAAGCGCTGGGAGCAGCGGCCTGCTTATTTGGTAATCCTCGGTGCGCTATTCAATGCGTTCGCGATGATCCTGTTCTGGACGGCGGTCAAGATGGGAAATATCGTTGAAGTCATCCCGATTAACCGTCTTTCCGTGCTTTTGATTATCCTGTTCTCATGGTTGTTTTTCCGAAAACAAGAGGCGATTACGGCACAGGTGGTGCTGGGAGGTTTCCTGTCGGTGGCTGGTGCCTGGGCTATCGTTTTGGGGAAATAAGTTGCGCTCTGTTATAGTTTGAATTTATGTAATCCTTTTAAATATAGACATTTAGATGGTTGGATAATTAGGGAAATTGACGAAATTTAACTTGACCCCTATCTTAGAGTCATCGGTCGATAGTAAATGTTCCTCTATTAAGCAGCGGAGGAGATTTTCTCTGTATCTAATGGGTCTGTTTTGTACGTTCTTGCTCATCACCAATGGACGTCATTTATTATGACGCACCTATGACAGGAGGCTGTAAAATGAAAAAAAGGTTGATTTCTTTATTTTCGGCATTGGCTTTTTTGGCGGCTATTGCAAGTCCTTCTGCCCTTTCCGCCGAGGCGGCAAGTCCTTCTGATTTGCCTTGCCGGGCCGTGAAGCTGATTGTTCCATGGGGTGCTGGCGGTGGCACGGACGTTATCTTCCGTATCGTTGCGCGCGCGGCGCAAAAACATCTTGGCAAGGATATTATTGTACAGAACATAGGTG from Nitrospinaceae bacterium harbors:
- a CDS encoding ABC transporter substrate-binding protein, whose product is MKRISVFFIAVLMITSFSLAPQTASAAEKLNNIKITLANPLFNPGISFLWISNFLGYYQEEGVDAQFVAAQGGAQGMGWALAGRTHIAIPRPIPILFKAAKAQKAPPLMGVYIVNRDAIYADGVAVPIGSPIKSVCDLQGKKVGVMSQRDAGPLFVKKALETCGIPKKNQRVTYLPVGPVAKAATAMKLGRVEAWANVDVQYTLAKASGFKFNIIPYQKGWTKNLFGNVVWVNKEYLAKNRKTVIGFLRGLAKGSLFFYTNPKATLEAHWVLYPESMPKGISKAKATARMLNVLVDRAPKLRPDDGTEKINKFGAHHAGEWDEYLKFVGLDKIISKKLLKELYTNDMIDEVNNFDRQKVIDRAKNWDFAKEVKNFRALEKRYGK
- a CDS encoding MATE family efflux transporter yields the protein MSRQVSATKVRYDYTKGSIRRGLSRLAVPVFFELTAWNIDVVIELYWVGRLGANALAAMSLGFIFVAASRSLGMGIRTAGQALVAQRVGAGDLEGASLTAGQVIILHTLCFTLITIAGLVSAPYLMAALSSDTEIIRLGTIYLRASFIVVMFIDGIFTLASIFRGAGEPGYSLMGMIVNTIAVFISIPLLVYGAGPLPALGLAGTPLGLGAGRLTGALLMLFFLFTGKSRIHLKPNHLLPRYDLLSRIINLGWPICGQNLFERTANIVLIKIISPFGALALAAWGVGSRVSQMGRMPGFALQGAVRTMVGQNIGARHPDRARAAAWYTISIVFSILLLTTSVVFIWAEEVIHFFGLKGDAAPAGVICFRILCLGTLFEGTRRVLAGIFEGASQTKPPMFVEAIARWAVMLPIAYAASTLFGMAELGIWWAVSISHILGGLALFTWFVFGWRRKADQKNQVN
- a CDS encoding ABC transporter permease, with the protein product MAENKQQIKDEAPSLADTLLEKQYLLFPISFFVLIAVWEGFIRFFEIDEFLLPAPSGIGMALLRGLFFVDAGNPVAEAADFMNLMQGSFYNHISHTMFEAVMGFFMGSFIGLGLGLLFMQSKWVEAIIMPYVVAFQTLPKLAIAPLFIIWFGYEVESKIFLAGLVAFFPLLVNTMVGLRSVNQDQLDLLRSLSASRWKTFWKLQFPSALTFIFAGFEIAAVFSLLGAILGEFVGAGQCMWGGRGQCGLGILLMQMSFSADTTGTFAILVILSMMGLGMHKTVRFIKLKVLFWAPENDKIESAQ
- a CDS encoding DMT family transporter translates to MLDSFSPNLLSFMAAILVSVAQTLFRTGLTHLNPTATALMMNMTTVTLAAMLYFYLDEGGPWSLEAAFWFALVGFSGGSFGRYFNFQAVKLIGLARTSVLIQSLLIWTAVLGVMFLGERLTLGVAAGTLAIMFGAVLLVYEKEDGKRNYSLWLYLLPLMAAFAYSVTFLFRKYGLALMPSPPFGMVVASGSASLLLMCAMPFTEGKSSKPEWHFGSLAFVGLGASFNFMAMVLFWNALRDGEIVRVVPINRLSVLFVIFFSWFFFRKQEAVTFRVVAGGILSVVGAFVIVWGK
- a CDS encoding thiamine pyrophosphate-binding protein, giving the protein MPKMTGAQYLAESMKGYGVSHIFFVPTILSTMLAEMDKRKMGITRVLTHGEKAAAYMADGYARASGRPGICMSQIVGGVNLAAGLRDAWLSCTPLIAFSGGTTPQERYRNAYQEVEDISAFDPVTKFNACVDSVDRIPDLLRQAFRAATSGTPGPVHLRFAGNLGQIEEQELDSEILVEEQFSRVPPFRPEPEASHIAQAADILGAAKKPVIISGGGVRTSGAGAEIVELAEKLQIPIANSMNGKDTVPGNHPLALGSSGSYPRRSANQLVREADLVFFVGTQTGGMVTHFWSVPPIGTPAIQLDIDPEELGRNYPLKAAIMGDAKVSLRKLIDAVDPSTNAIRKEWVEHCQSVVSEWREEWAPLLNSDNAPIRPERICQTFSDFLPSDAIVVADTGHSGMWTGGYLDLNSPDQSYMRAAGHLGWGFPASLGAKCGAPDRPVVLFTGDAGFWYHLSEIETAVRRGINTIVMVNNNGAQNQEEKIFDKAYGGKQPESGHELWYFQKTNFKTIAESMGAHAIRVEKPSELQGALEQALAIKDGPVVLDVVTDIHAMAPRP
- a CDS encoding cyclase family protein; its protein translation is MCATRFIDLSSPLENGANEPRPPEITYLDHKEFGARSAKSWGIPLEDLHDGVGGAAEQLNVSTHSGTHMDSPWHYGPTVAGKPSRKIDQIPVEWCYGDGVVLDLRHKNTGDWITEDDIKGALEKIDYEIKEGDIVLLWTGTGEKRDDPNYSELHPGMSIAGTEYLLDRGVRVIAIDAFGFDRPFNNQIPEFKAGKKESLMPCHHILGRQREYFQIEQIQNIGAIPRPHSFKLSCFPINIKDASGGWVRPVAIVED
- a CDS encoding DMT family transporter, which produces MLESIDPNLLAFLGAIIIAVARTLYRGALSRLGPGVVALFSSAITLVISWLYFWAVGDVDVWHPQGLFWFALIGFMGGLGNRYLSFFSMSKVGLARTSILMQTSLLWSSLLAIAFLGERPTHWVILGSITIMLGSILLVYRRENEKLNIRFVYYLIPLAIALIQGFSQLFRKYGYYWLPSASLGMSVANSMAMICLLVVVPFAEDVSLKRWEQRPAYLVILGALFNAFAMILFWTAVKMGNIVEVIPINRLSVLLIILFSWLFFRKQEAITAQVVLGGFLSVAGAWAIVLGK
- a CDS encoding aminopeptidase P family protein, yielding MYLNEERARGLMAEHNIDVLVASTPENVTYVAGTWGWSNKVYVYSVHIFALYARDAGIAPALIVPGQEVTYTSMQQSWIKDLYTFGGKSALIQPAGSTAQTPEEETYLGMYNDDAKREKSPGASLAQALRDRGLDKARIGLDQERVMPNVRAQIDAAIPDATIVEASDLFRLIRMVKTPDELKAMSAAAELNEKAGIAASEAVADGAVEQEIANVFASEVGRGGGKWQWFHFCSGRRATGIFPPTNKKVAKGEMWKFDAGLHLNNYQADTGWGGVLGEPTKEQLNLWKATEDGFEAALAKVKTGALGSTLYKAMLETTQGAGYPEHNGNFAGHAIGLEQREVPYVLTNPFPQNSEFLPPSSDFPLETGTTLCLENPMQIFGFGGTQIEKTVVVTETGYEFVYPQERKLWVV
- a CDS encoding ABC transporter ATP-binding protein is translated as MSYITVSDLNKIYITTNREPVNALDDINLEIEEGEFVCIVGPSGCGKSTLLKILSGLLSITSGSASLMGKAITGPHSDVGIVFQDPILLPWRTVLNNTLLPAEIMGLDPKVTHPRAHDLIKLVGLDEFENVYPSELSGGMRQRNAIIRALIHDPAVLLMDEPFGALDAMTREQMNMELQRIWLDSKKTVFFITHSIPEAVFLGDRVVVMTPRPGKIAEIIDVEIPRPRNLATMGDEKFVALTQRIRSLLYVEGSLD
- a CDS encoding 3-keto-5-aminohexanoate cleavage protein translates to MEKLIITNCAADSRKHEGVPKRLQTPDAVAKEIRNSYDAGAVIAHIHGIPMKLESWEPLTNAVREACPEAIIQFGIAAMGLKGREKIIHNKPDMASIALGSHDFAFIDADLLVEHTRQEIEDQVRLFNDNGVKPEFECFNLGHLWNLEWLLDKGIVEAPLILTIFFGWPGGFWSPATLKELLHRIEHLPSDCRFSVSAAGLTQTALETVSIIQGGHVRVGTEDEPYYSEGVLAEDNAQLVARMGRISRELGRELATVEEARKMLGLPSAS